CTCGCCTACGCGGTGCGTCGACCCGCCCGAGTCGCTTCAGTAATCAGTCACATGGGGATGACCGACTTCGCCGCATGGATTGCTGAGAACCCAGGATACTCTTCGACACTAGCGAAGGCCTACGGCGCTGCCTACCCGCAAGACGCCCAGGCGTACGATAGCCGCTCTGCCATTCGAAATGCTAAACGACTAGCTGACGTTCGAGTGCTGCTGATTCACGGCATGGACGACGAAAACGTCTTACCGAACCAGAGCATCGCTCTCTATCGTGCCATGATCGGTCGCGGCGGAGATTGCTCCCTCCGTCTGGTTAGGAACGCTGGCCACACGAACGGCTCCATCGCGTCGCTTGGTAAGAAGATCGTCGCATTTCTTGCTAACGAATTGCCGGAACAGCCAGTGATGGTCGATAGCTCTGGCCACGCTTGCGTGGAGACGACTACGACTCCTGGAGGAATCCAATACAAGGTCTTGCGACGAGACGACGCTGAGCCCGCGCCAGCGCTCATCGTCCTCTCCGGCGATGCGAACGAGTCGCTCGGCAACCCCTACTTTCTTCAGTGCGGGTTGGAGTTGCAGGCGCGAGATTACGCCTGCATTTCCCTGGATTTACCAAGTCACGGAAATGAGCGCGAAGGCAACGAACCGGAAGGCCTCGTAGGCTGGAGCGATCGAGTCGACGCAGGCAAACCTTTCGTGCAAGAATTCACCGAGAAGGTCAGCCAAGTGCTCGACGATCTTGTGGCTAAGCATATCGTCGACGTCGATCGTATCGCGATTTGCGGAACTTCACGCGGCGGCTTCCTGGCTTGCCATGCCGCCGCAGCCGATCCGCGCATCAAGGCCGTCGTCTGTATGGCGCCGGTTACTTCGCTGAACACCTTGAGTGAGTTCAAGAACATCGATCATCCCGAGCTAGCGGACCGCATTTCGCTCGCCTCGATCGCCCCGAAGCTCGCTGGTCGGCCGATCTGGATCGCCATCGGCGACCAGGACGAACGCGTCGGCGTCGACGACGCAATCGAGTTTTCACGCTGCTTAACCGCTGAGTCGCTCAAACAAGGCGTTCCCTCGCAAGCTGAGCTACACGTCGTACCGGAACCACGCGGTCATACGACGCCGCCGCGCGCTCCCGCACAGGCGGCCGACTGGATCGAGGAGATCTTGCGACAGCCCACTGATTAAACCAGCCGAATCGAACGCGTCCCGTGGGAATTTTTTGCACTCCTCGCACTCGCCAGAAAATACTTCTAGAAGCACGATGAAGATTGTTGACGTCAGAACGGTGCTTCTTACGGGGCCATGCACGAACGACCCGTTTCTCTCCGAAGCGAGGCAACGCCGTAGCGCTGCCTTCATCGAGGTCATCGTTGATAGCGGAATTGTTGGAATCGGAGAAACCTACGCCGGCTACTTTCTCCCCGAAGCCATTCCCAGCATCGTCGAATTCTTCAAGCCGATTCTCGTTGGCCAACCACTCCAAGCGGTTGATCAACTCTGGCAACGAATGTATCACTGCGGCAACTTCTGGTGCCGCGTTGGCTTGGGACTAAACGTCCTCAATGGGATCGAAGCTGCCCTCTGGGACGCCTTGGGAAAAGCGCAAGGCCTCCCAGTGCATGCGTTGCTCGGAGGAGCCAAGCACGACAGCTTGCCTTGCTATGCCACCGGCGGTCCAAGCAACGGCCCTCACGATCGCCTGCACGCGAAGATTGATTTCTACCTGTCGCTTGGCTTCAAAGGGATCAAGATCGGCGCCGGCTGGATTCTCCCCGACGGCTCCTATCAAATCCCTAACACGCCGGCAGCAGCAGCTGAGTTGGAAGCTGAAAAGCTCTATCGAATTCGCCAACGATACGGCAACGAGTTGGCGATCATGATCGACGGCCATATGGGCAACAGCCCCACGGCCACCTGGGACCTCGCGACCGCCGACGCCGTCATGGCGGCAGTACAGCCGTACAACCTGCTCTTCTTCGAAGAACCGCTCCACTACTGCAATCTCGAAGGCTACCGCGAGCTTTGCGATCGCAGCGCGGTTCCCATTGCCGCCGGCGAATGCCTGACAGGCGTCAGCGAATGGCAATCCTTCGTCGACAAATGCGACGTTGGACAGCCCGACGCCTCATTCACGGGCGGTCTCGGTGAGTTCCTGCGAGTTGCCAAGCTGCTAGAAGCGGCCGACAAGCAAATCGCCACGCACGCCTGGGGGGCGGGCGCGAGTTTGATGCAAAACATCCACTGCGGCTTCGCGGCCGCGAACTGCCTCATCCTCGAGGTCCCTCCAGCTTTCGGCCCGCTTCACCAGGAGCTCATCGGCGATTCGTTCCAGATGGTCGACGGTCGCGTCCTGACGCCACAAAGTCCAGGCCACGGGATTCAGCTGACTGATTCGATGAAACAAAAGTATTCCTTCGTACCCGGCAGCGGCGAATTCAATAGCGTCCCTGGTAAGGTCATGCTGGAAGAGCAGGGCAGCTTTTACGCCACACAGTAGCTCGCTGCTAAGCCATCGGCCCCCAGCGTCCATGAACTTTTACAACAAAGCAACATGCTCTAGACCGTGAACGAACGCCTGAAGATTCTTGTCGATGTTCCAGCGGATACCGCTGCGTTGGAACGATTGAAGCAGCGATTCTCCGTGGATCCTGTTATCGTCGACCCTATCGCGGAAGAGGAAGCGATCTGGCGATCGCCCGACTTGATCCAGGAGTGCCGAATTTGTTTCTGCACATTCCCGCCGACGAATCTGGCCGACATGCCGAACCTGCAGCTGGTGCAGATTGCCTCATCGGGCTACACGCAATTGGCGGGAATCGGGTTGGTTGAACGCGAAGTTCGCGCGTGCAACGCTCGCGGCGTCTTCGACACGGCGATCGCCGAGTGGAATATCGCCATGATGGTGGCTATGGCCAGACGCCTGCCCGAGATGCTCGCGAATCAACGACAAGCGATTTGGGATCGCTCTGCTCGGTTCCAAACCGAGTTGCGAGGATCAACCGTCGGGCTCTGGGGATACGGCGGAATTGGTCGGCAGACTGCACGCCTGTGCAAAGCACTCGGGCTTCGCGTCCATGTGCTCACCCGGTCTCCGGTTGTGAGTCGTGAGAACATCTACCGAGCGGCCGACTCCGGCGACGTCGATGGTTCGCTACCCGATCGCGTCTTCACCATGGATCAATGGCCGGAGTTCCTGCGTGACCTCAATTTCTTGATCTTGTGTATGCCGCTGAACGAGCAAACACGGGGCATCGTACAAGCTGAGCACCTGCAAACATTGCCGCGTCAAGCGTACTTACTGAACCCTGCGCGTGGCCCGCTCGTTGAGGAGCACGCCCTCATCGCAGCGTTGCGCGAACGCCGAATCGCCGGGGCGGCCCTCGACACTCACTACTACTATCCGATGCCCGCGGACCATCCTCTCTGGGGAATGGACAATGTAATCCTCACTCCGCACATCTCGGGTTCGAGCGAAAGTTCGTACTTTCTCGAACGGATCTGGGACTTGTTCTCGCAGAACGTCGAGCGCTTTCTCACGAACAAACCGCTCCTAAACGAATTAACTTCCCGCCAACTCTCTGGCGCTTAAGTTAGTAGCTCTGTTATGCAGCGCTGAAAGAGAAACACAAGAAGTAACCATGGCAGTATCGGAAGTAATCGTCATCGGAGGCGGCGTCCTCGGCCTAAGCACCGCCTACCAGCTCGCCCAGCGCGGCGTCTCTCGAATAACTCTCTTGGAGAAGGGCGCCATCGGCCACGGTTCCAGCATCCGCGCGGCTGGCATCGGGACGCACCTACTCTGGAGCGAGACCGGCGTCCGAACCCGGAAGCGCGCTTTCGAACTATACGAA
This sequence is a window from Lacipirellula parvula. Protein-coding genes within it:
- a CDS encoding D-2-hydroxyacid dehydrogenase encodes the protein MNERLKILVDVPADTAALERLKQRFSVDPVIVDPIAEEEAIWRSPDLIQECRICFCTFPPTNLADMPNLQLVQIASSGYTQLAGIGLVEREVRACNARGVFDTAIAEWNIAMMVAMARRLPEMLANQRQAIWDRSARFQTELRGSTVGLWGYGGIGRQTARLCKALGLRVHVLTRSPVVSRENIYRAADSGDVDGSLPDRVFTMDQWPEFLRDLNFLILCMPLNEQTRGIVQAEHLQTLPRQAYLLNPARGPLVEEHALIAALRERRIAGAALDTHYYYPMPADHPLWGMDNVILTPHISGSSESSYFLERIWDLFSQNVERFLTNKPLLNELTSRQLSGA
- a CDS encoding mandelate racemase/muconate lactonizing enzyme family protein, which encodes MKIVDVRTVLLTGPCTNDPFLSEARQRRSAAFIEVIVDSGIVGIGETYAGYFLPEAIPSIVEFFKPILVGQPLQAVDQLWQRMYHCGNFWCRVGLGLNVLNGIEAALWDALGKAQGLPVHALLGGAKHDSLPCYATGGPSNGPHDRLHAKIDFYLSLGFKGIKIGAGWILPDGSYQIPNTPAAAAELEAEKLYRIRQRYGNELAIMIDGHMGNSPTATWDLATADAVMAAVQPYNLLFFEEPLHYCNLEGYRELCDRSAVPIAAGECLTGVSEWQSFVDKCDVGQPDASFTGGLGEFLRVAKLLEAADKQIATHAWGAGASLMQNIHCGFAAANCLILEVPPAFGPLHQELIGDSFQMVDGRVLTPQSPGHGIQLTDSMKQKYSFVPGSGEFNSVPGKVMLEEQGSFYATQ
- a CDS encoding alpha/beta hydrolase family protein gives rise to the protein MNVVHPTKHRRALRLKLLAAISIAAALSSMASGVEYLAEEQTASAASASTATPYLLYRPGAPGDHAKSPVVVALYGAGGSMNASNFASEEFSEIRRELSQAGYVTIVPELGPSHWMNDDAIARVDDVLNMLSRDDSLDAQRVHFLGSSMGGGSALAYAVRRPARVASVISHMGMTDFAAWIAENPGYSSTLAKAYGAAYPQDAQAYDSRSAIRNAKRLADVRVLLIHGMDDENVLPNQSIALYRAMIGRGGDCSLRLVRNAGHTNGSIASLGKKIVAFLANELPEQPVMVDSSGHACVETTTTPGGIQYKVLRRDDAEPAPALIVLSGDANESLGNPYFLQCGLELQARDYACISLDLPSHGNEREGNEPEGLVGWSDRVDAGKPFVQEFTEKVSQVLDDLVAKHIVDVDRIAICGTSRGGFLACHAAAADPRIKAVVCMAPVTSLNTLSEFKNIDHPELADRISLASIAPKLAGRPIWIAIGDQDERVGVDDAIEFSRCLTAESLKQGVPSQAELHVVPEPRGHTTPPRAPAQAADWIEEILRQPTD